The Candidatus Falkowbacteria bacterium genome includes the window AGGCAAAAGCCGCGGCTCCTGGGACTTTGAAGTAAGGCCCCAGAACCTGCACAGTTATGCCGGGAAAGAAGTGCATTGGTACACCGTTTACAATCGGTAGCGCACCAAAAAGCGCAACAAAAAAAGAGGCCATACGATCGTATGGCCTCGCTTTATTTTTTACGAAAACTGACTACTACGGCGAACCGGTCATACCGCCACCTCCGCTATCAACAACTGAATCCAGGTTAGAGAAAACGAAATAGGTGATCGAATAGGCCGCCAAGACTATGATCAGGCCGATCACTGCTCGCGAAATGGTATTTTTGGCTTTGGTAATCTTAGTCTCATCACCACCGGCTGTCATCCAACTATAACCTGAATAAACGATCAATACGACAAAAATTATACCCAGAAGACCGATGAAGGCCTTGATGGCTGTGGCTACGATTGTCGCTACGCCATCCTTGGTTGTTGATTCATAGCCAGCCGTCTCGCGCAGGGCCTTCTGCTGGTTGAACATACCGCTCTTGGCTTGGTCGGAAATAAGACTAAGAGCATTGGCGCTGGCAGAGTTGAATAATATGCAGCCCCAGATAAGCAAAAAAACGATTTTTTTGTTAAGAATATTTTTCATAATCAGATCATAGCGGCTGAAATCCAGACCCAGATCGCATATGCACCGACCGTGATAATCAAGCCGATAACTGCCCGCCACAGAGTCTCTTTCGCCTTATCGACTTTGCCGCTGTCGCCAGCAGCGGTCATCCAATTGTAGCCTGAATAGACGATCAAAACGATAAAGATGATGCCTAATAGGCTCAAAAATGCGCTTATAACTTGCCCAATAAACCTGGCCATGGTGAACTTGTCAGCAACTTCATAACCACCCGACAATGCGACATTGTCCATCCTGCCGAACAGGGATCTTGTTTCAGCTGCTATAGCCTTGCTGGCGACAGAAAAACTTAACAATATTGCGGCCAAAGAAAATCCTAGTTTTTTTATGGAATTGGTCATTTTATTGAATGTCTCCTTTTAACGTTTTTTCGGCCAGAGTCCTGACGACAAAGTAGCTGATGGCATAAGCAGCGAGCACCACGATCAGCCCGATCGTGGCCCGTGTTATGGTATTTTTGGCCGTATCCACCTTGCCACTATCGCCAGCGGCAGTCATCCAATTATAACCGCCGTAGATGATCAGAAGCAAAAAGATGACTCCGATAAATTCGAGCGCCGTCTGGATTATCGTAGCGATAATCGGATCAAGGCTTTCGTTCTCTGTTTCAATATTATACCCCGATTTGTCCGCCACTTCATCAAGGGGGGTTCTGCCGTCTCCGCTAGTGCTGTCTGTCGTACCGAAAGCATCTTTCAGATTAGCGCCCAGAACCAAGCTAGGAGCAAATGCCAAAAAAGACAAGAATAAAAACGCGATTACATTGTTTATCAGCCGTCTTTTCATATATTTATTGGACCAAGTTACCTTTAAGATTATTTGCAACGAAAGCAGTAATGGAGTAAGCCGCCAACACCACAACCAACCCGACAAGGGCGCGAGTTATGATTTTCTTGGCCAGCACGACTTCTGAGTCGTTGCCGTTGGCCATCATCCAGCGATAACCGCCGTATATCATTAGCCCTAAAAACAATACGCCGACAAAGCTGATTATAATGCTGATGACCTGTGCGACCCTTTGAGACAGGGTTTCTTCCGGGTTGGCCGCTGTCGTATCATAACCGCTAGGAGTGGCTGTCTTGTTCAACCCAGTACTTTCAGCGAAACTGTAAGCCAATACGCTATTGCCGACTGTTAGCATCGCTAGTCCTACAAGAAAAAAAGCTAAAAACTTTTTCATAGCGTTATTCCGGCGTAGCGGTTAGCGATCCACCCACAAAAGAAGTGATGGCATAAGCGCTTAAAACAATGATTAAGCCGATAGTAGCGTTGATTATCAGCTCTTTGGCCTTGGCCACTTTCTGATCATTGCCCTGGGCCGTCATCCACATCAAGCCGCCGTAAACGATCAATACAAAAAATATGACGCCGACGTAGGATAAGACTATGCCTATTACGCTACCCACCCTGGTGGAAATGTCCTCTTTATTTTGTTGTGACTGCGGGTTAAAAGAATCTCCCCCGTTTGGTATGGCCGTAGCAGTCTCGTTCAGCCCACCATCGAACGCCAAGGCAGGCAATACAGCGAAAAACAAGGAATAAGCCAACAAAAATAAAACGGCCAACTTATTCGCATGCCTCGATATTGAAGTCGCAAAAATCATAAATGAGTGAAGGAATTAGTTCGATTATCCTGCATTGGTGCGGCCGCAAATCTTGCGGGCGCGCCAATGCAGAGTAAAAACTCTGCATTGAACGTATATTCCAAAAAACTATGTGGACATAGTTGCGTTAGAAATAGACGAGATGACGAAGCGGGAGATACCCCAGCTTGCCAAAATGATGATCAGACCGATAACGCCGGCTGCCATCAACTTCTTGGCTTCGCCAATCTTATCTTCGCTGCCACCAGAGGTCATCCATTTGAAACCACCGGCTACGATGATAACAACAGCAATGATACCCAAGAAACCGAGGGTAACGTTGATGATGCGAGCAACAATCACCTGAGGAGAATTGTTGGTCAAACCAATGCCGGCATTAACTGCTGCCTGCTGACCGCCCCACAAATCTGTGGTTGGGGCAAAGGCGCCTGCGTTGGCGGCTACTGCTGGCAGTAATACTACTGCCCAAGCAGCCACGATAGCTAATTTTCGCAATGTTTTCATAATTCACCCCCTCTCTGGTGGCGCAGAGCGGCAAAGCCGTCGGCACGCTTATTTCTCATGTTGTTTGAACAATTCAGTCCACTAGGCCTAGCGGACTAAACTGCTTACGCTCCACGGAAAGTGTTTATTAACATTAGTAATATTTTAGCATATTTTGGCCAGAAGGAACAACAGGGCCGAAATTATTTACCTGAATCCAGTCTCCGACGCAGTTTCAGGAAGTTGCGCATGAATCTCGTGGCATCGCGAAAAACCCTGACTTTGCTCTTGCGACGGTCATAGCGCTCTTCTGACCAATCGACCGGCAATTCCCGCACTCTCAGTCCAGCCAGCCCGGCGAAGACCGCGAGTTCGGTGTCAAAAAACCAACCGGCGTCAATCACCTTTGGGGCGATTAAAAGGAATGAAGAGCGCCTGATCGCCTTAAACCCGCACTGAAGATCAGAAAACTTGTGACCTAAGATCAAGCGGGAGAGCAGGTGGCAGCTTTGCGAAGTGAATTCCCTGACGAAGGATCGCTCTATTTTCGAGCCGACCAAAAGACGTGATCCAACTACTAGGTCGCACTCGTTTGCAATGATCGGTCCAACCAAGGCTGGAATATCATCTAGCGAAACTGCCAAGTCGAGGTCCATATAGGCCAAAATATCCGCATCGCTCTGCAGCCAATAGTTTTTCAAAGCGCGGCCGCGGCCGGGCTGAGCGCTCTCGATAGCCGCAAATTCACCAGGGTTTTCCGAAACTAACTCCTGGGCAATGGCAAAAGACCGGTCAATCGACCCGTTTACGACCAAGACTATCTGCCAATCGAAGCCGAAATTGGCCTGGCGGCAATAATTCAAAAGTCTCAAGGCATTTTCCCTGAGCATCTGTTCTTCGTTGTAGATCGGCAGACAAAAATCAACCTTCATATTTTTGAGCTGCGCCGTATATGGTCAAGCCGAACGGCAAACCCTTCCTATTAAACAAATACTTTTCACTATTCAATATCAACAGCAGCAAGGCGTTAAGCGGCCGAGGCAGGTTGATTGCCTCCGTCGAAAGTTCGTTTCGGCCTTTGCCTCGGTTAAACAACTTCTTAGTCAGCCGCATTACAGCTACGGGCAAAAATACCCAGACATTCCAATATCCCAGGCGCGCGTTTCCGTAACCGGCGCGTGATAATTGCTCGGCAATGCCGCTTCTTTCATAACGGCGGAAATGTCCCATGGCCCGGTCATGCTGGCTGAAGATGGCACCGAAGGCTGGCACGGTAAACACTAGCCAGCCGCCTGGCTTTAGGCTCTTAAAAATCTTATCAAGTGTCGTTTGATCATTTTCCAAGTGTTCTAAAACGTCGAAAGCGCATACCACGTCATACAGCCCTTCGCCCAAGCTTTCATTATCCATATCGACCAGCAATGTCTTGAAACCTTTGCCCGCCACCATTTTCAAAGCTTCTGCGTTATTATCCAGCCCCACGACATCTCCGAACTCAGCCAAAACCGGCAGCTCCGTACCCGTACCGCACCCGATATCCAAAATTACCCGGGAGCGGTCCTTGTCTTCGCAAATAGAAGCAAGCAGCCTCTGGATCAAGCCTTTTCTTGCAATGTACCAAAAGTGATCGGTTTCGATTTTTTGCTGGGTCAGATAATCCTTATAATCCATGAGTTTTCTTTGACCCTATTTTACCAGATTAAAAAACAAATTAATACTGTCATTCAAAGTGCCCGCCACGATCTGTTCTGCCTTCGGAGAAGTCCCGTCTTGAGCGGTCTTGGTGATTTTTCCCTGTTTCAAATTGAACGAATACCTATCAGTCTGATCCATCCATACGAGAAACCGGTCCGAGTACGGCTGAATCAACAAGATGCTTTTCCCCTTTTCTGCTGGATTCTGCCCTTCCAGCACGGAAGCATACGAGCGCCTGAAACGGGTAGTGGGCAACGGCTGGCCTACGAGCTCCATTATCGTCGGCAAAGTGTCCATATGGCTATAGCTCCCTGAGTCTATCGTCCTGCCCACTTTGCGCCCGCCTACGAAAACCGCCAGCGAGGTCAGAAAATTCTCATCCAGGGCACCGCGTTGGTTGAAATAATT containing:
- a CDS encoding class I SAM-dependent methyltransferase, whose protein sequence is MDYKDYLTQQKIETDHFWYIARKGLIQRLLASICEDKDRSRVILDIGCGTGTELPVLAEFGDVVGLDNNAEALKMVAGKGFKTLLVDMDNESLGEGLYDVVCAFDVLEHLENDQTTLDKIFKSLKPGGWLVFTVPAFGAIFSQHDRAMGHFRRYERSGIAEQLSRAGYGNARLGYWNVWVFLPVAVMRLTKKLFNRGKGRNELSTEAINLPRPLNALLLLILNSEKYLFNRKGLPFGLTIYGAAQKYEG
- a CDS encoding glycosyltransferase, whose translation is MKVDFCLPIYNEEQMLRENALRLLNYCRQANFGFDWQIVLVVNGSIDRSFAIAQELVSENPGEFAAIESAQPGRGRALKNYWLQSDADILAYMDLDLAVSLDDIPALVGPIIANECDLVVGSRLLVGSKIERSFVREFTSQSCHLLSRLILGHKFSDLQCGFKAIRRSSFLLIAPKVIDAGWFFDTELAVFAGLAGLRVRELPVDWSEERYDRRKSKVRVFRDATRFMRNFLKLRRRLDSGK